CGCCAGATCCGCAGCGGAGGCGGTTTGCTGGGAGCGTTCGAGGATCAGGCCTTTGAGGTCGCGGCCCATGCCTTCGAGCCGGGCGACGTCCTTTTCTTCTACACCGACGGCTTGGAGGCCTTGTTGCTTCAGAGAAACGAACCGCGCGGCGAGGATGCCATTCTTGCCACCGACTGGATCGAGCGGTTCCGGACCTATGGTCCCGAGGTCGCGCTCGATGAGGCCCGCCGCCGGGCGACTGAACAGCCGTCCTACGACTGGTCCCGCGATGACATCACCGCGATCGCCATTCGCATGACTGGCGAGTAACCAGACCCGTCCGGTTTTCGCGGCTCCCAGCCTCTGTCGGCGAAGAAGCGGGCTATGCGTTTTCTTGATGCTGCCGTGGCCCGGAGGCTCCTGCTCGAGAGATGCAGACGGCGGGCCGTGTCGAGGGTGAGTCACTAATCCGCGAACCGCGCTCGTCCGAACCGTCCGGGCCACGGCGAAGGGGTGGTCGTGGGAGGCTGGACACGGCTCGTCGCTTGTTTTCCCTCACCTCTTCGCGGGCACGGCGTACAGCGTGACCGCCTCGATGGTGACGGCATCCGCTCCGAGGAAGTAACCCTTGGAGGCGGCGTTCTTGCCGACGCATTCGAACTTGAGTTCGTACGTTCCGGCGTCGAGTTTGACGCTGCCCACCTTGAAGTTCTGGGAGACGATGGTTGGGCTGTAGAGATCGACGGCATCCATACCCTTGAGCGGCCTGCCGTCCAGGGAGACCTTCCAGGTACCGTAGTCGTGTGACTTGGTCAGTTTGAGATGGGCAAGCCCCTCGATGGGCTTGTCCAGCTTGATGGGTACAGCCAGTGTGGACTGCTGGCCGGTGAACTGGACGAACAACTGCTTGTTGGCGCTGTAACCGCCATCCTGAATCTCGACCCGGGTGTCGGCCGGTGTCATCTTCACATCCGCCTTGGCCGATTCGAGTTCGATGCTGATTGCCGGCACGGTGCGTTCCTCGACCGGGGGCATGTTGGCGAACCGCTTGGCGACACCGGTCTGGTACCAGAAGGCCACTGAGCTGTAGAGATCGGACCGCTCCTCATAGCCGGAGACCAGCTTTCCGGTGTCATCGAACATGCCGCCCTTGTGCTCGATCTCGACGCGCAGCGACTTGGTGAACCGAACCGGGTCCTTGGTGTGCCAGCGGTAGGCGGTGCATCGGTCACCGACGTCATAGCCTTCCCAGATGACCACGCCGTAATATGGTCGCATGAACTCGCGGAAGCCCCAGGCGTCGTTGAAGTAGTCCTCCGTCCCGGTGCCCTTGATGGTGGGTTCCTTCTCGCCGTCGATGTAGAAGAAGTCGTCGCCCTCGCCGAACCATCCCCCGCTTCGGGCCTGGGATGAGAGAACCGTGCCGACGTACAGGCCGGCGCCCTCCGTGTCCAGCAGCAGGTAGTTCTGGCCTTTTTTAGCCGGGTACTCCTGTCGGTATTGAGCATGGAAGTAGGCGGCGTCGGCCGGCAGGGAGGGCATCTTGTCGTAGTCCACCTGGAAGTAGATCGCATTGGCGATGAATTTCTCTGAGTCGTTGGTGAGGGTGATGCGGGCGTGTTTGCGGAAGGGCATCGGCCAGTAGCAGTTGTAGGCCCGGCCTTCGGAGCTGACCGCCACGAGTTCGGAAATGACGTTTC
This is a stretch of genomic DNA from Phycisphaerae bacterium. It encodes these proteins:
- a CDS encoding DUF2961 domain-containing protein; the protein is MRRHPTLAAMMAATIVILVCGPTAMADDGQDELYRLRDVRTGRSSSSDLNWQTGNGDCRYLKAGDTVTIADIDGPGVIRHIWFTIAAEDPKYGRSLTLRMFWDGQDQPAVEAPLGDFFAVGHGLCRNVISELVAVSSEGRAYNCYWPMPFRKHARITLTNDSEKFIANAIYFQVDYDKMPSLPADAAYFHAQYRQEYPAKKGQNYLLLDTEGAGLYVGTVLSSQARSGGWFGEGDDFFYIDGEKEPTIKGTGTEDYFNDAWGFREFMRPYYGVVIWEGYDVGDRCTAYRWHTKDPVRFTKSLRVEIEHKGGMFDDTGKLVSGYEERSDLYSSVAFWYQTGVAKRFANMPPVEERTVPAISIELESAKADVKMTPADTRVEIQDGGYSANKQLFVQFTGQQSTLAVPIKLDKPIEGLAHLKLTKSHDYGTWKVSLDGRPLKGMDAVDLYSPTIVSQNFKVGSVKLDAGTYELKFECVGKNAASKGYFLGADAVTIEAVTLYAVPAKR